A segment of the Thiohalospira halophila DSM 15071 genome:
CCCTGGAACCCCGTACCCCATGGCCATCCGCGCACCGCACAACAACGCATACAGCGATCGTCGCCCCGGCGGCGATCGTGCGGTCGCGCCCCTCCTGACCAGCCTGCGACTGCTGCCGCTGCGGCGGCTATAGATCTCGACCCCTCTCCCCCCGTGTGACGTATGCAGCCCGCCCGACCCGTTGGAGCGGCGAGGCGCCTCGATTACCATGGCCTTTCGGCTGGAGGAATCCCCATGAGTCAGGAACATCTCACCATCTTTGATACCACCCTTCGCGACGGGGAGCAGAGTCCCGGCGCTTCCATGACGCGCGAAGAGAAGATCCGTATCGCCCGGCAGCTCGAGCGGCTGCGGGTGGACGTCATCGAGGCCGGCTTCCCGGCGGCCAGCGAGGGCGACTTCGAGTCGGTCCGGGCCGTCGCCGAGAGCGTGAAGGAGAGCACGGTCTGCGGCCTCGCCCGCGCCGTGGAGCGGGACATCGAGCGTGCCGGGGAGGCGCTGGCCGGTGCCGCCCACGCCCGCATCCACACCTTCATCGCCACCTCCACGGTGCACATGGAGAACAAGCTCCGCATGGGGCCGGACGAGGTGGTGGAGCGGGCCGTGGCCGCCGTGCGCCGGGCGCGGGACTTCGTGGACGACGTGGAGTTCTCCGCCGAGGATGCCGGCCGCTCCGAGCCGGACTTCCTCTACCGCATCGTGGAGGCGGCCATCGACGCCGGGGCGACCACCATCAATATCCCGGACACGGTGGGCTACGCCATCCCGGAGCAGTTCGGCCAGCTCATCGCCGACATCCGGGCCAACGTCCCCAACAGCGACCGGGCGACCTTCTCCAGCCACTGCCACAACGACCTCGGCCTCGCCGTGGCCAACTCCCTGGCGGCGGTGACCAACGGCGCCCGCCAGGTGGAGTGCACCATCAACGGCCTCGGCGAGCGGGCGGGTAACGCGGCGCTGGAGGAGATCGTCATGGCCCTGCAGGTGCGCCAGGACGTCTTCCCCTGCAACACCCGCATCGATACCACCCAGATCGTGCCCAGCTCCAAGCTGGTGGCGTCGGTGACCGGCTTCCAGCCGCAGCCCAACAAGGCCATCGTGGGCGCCAACGCCTTCGCCCACGAGTCGGGGATCCACCAGGACGGGGTGCTCAAGCACCGCGAGACCTACGAGATCATGCGCGCCGAGGATGTGGGCTGGAACACCAACCGCATGGTCCTGGGCAAGCACTCCGGCCGGAACGCCTTCAAGTCGCGGCTGGCCGAGATCGGCATCGAGCTGGAATCGGAGGCGATACTCAACGACGCCTTCGCCAAATTCAAGGAACTCGCCGACAAGAAGCACGAGATCTTCGACGAGGACCTCCAGACCCTGGTCACCGAGGCCGGGGTGGAGGCGGAGAACCAGCGCGTCCAGCTGGTCTCCGTCCACGTCTGCTCCGAGACCGGGGAGACGCCGGAGGCCACCGTCACCCTGGAGGTCGACGGCGAGGAGCGCCAGGGCCGGGCCACCGGCAGCGGCTCGGTGGATGCCACCTTCTCCGCCATCGAGGCGGTCATGGCCTCCACCACCCAGCTGTTGCTCTACTCGGTGAACAACATCACCTCCGGCACTGACGCCCAGGGCGAGGTCACCGTCCGGCTGGAGCGGGGCGGGCGCATCGTCAACGGCCAGGGGGCCGACGTCGATATCGTCATCGCCTCCGCCCAGGCCTATATCAATGCCCTGAACAAGATCATGGCGCCGGTGGAGCGTTCCCACCCCCAGGCCGGCGACGTCTAGCGCCGTGGAGGAGGGGCGACGCCGGGTCTGGCTGGAGGCGCTGGGGATCCCGCGGTGGGAGCGCCGCGCGGATGCCCCGGCGCCGCAGCTCGGGCCGGCCGAAGGCACCGAGGTGGCGCCCGTCGGCGCCGAGGAGCCGGCGACCGCCCCGCAGGCCGGGGATGAGCCGGCCTCCTCCGAGTCGAGGGCCGGCGAGGGCGGTGCAGCCGAGGGGGCGCCCGGTGCGCCGGAGGAACCTATCGTCCCCGCGCCCGATCCCGTGGCCCGCCTCGACTGGGAGCCGCTGGCCGCCCGGGTCGCCGAGTGCACCGCCTGCGACCTCCACCAGTCCCGAACGCAGACCGTCTTCGGCGTGGGCGACCGCGCCGCCGACTGGCTGGTGGTGGGCGAGGCCCCGGGGGCCGAGGAGGATCGCCGCGGCGAGCCCTTCGTGGGTCGGGCCGGGGAGCTCCTGGACGCCATGCTCGTCGCCCTGGGGCTGGCCCGCGGTAGCGGCGTCTACATCGCCAACATCCTCAAGTGCCGCCCCCCGCGCAACCGCGACCCCCAGCCGGCGGAGGTGGCCGCCTGTTCCCCCTACCTGCGGCGCCAGATCGAGCTCATCGACCCGGGCGTAATCCTCGCCGTGGGCCGGATCGCCGCCACCAACCTGCTGGGCCGGGAGGCCCGACTGGGGGAACTGCGCGGGAAGGTCCACGCCCATCCGGAGACGGGGACGCCGGTGGTGGTTACCTACCACCCCGCCTATCTCCTGCGGAACCCGGCGGACAAGGCCCGCGCCTGGGCGGACCTGAAGCTGGCCCGCCAAACCCTGGCGGAGCACAGGGGTGACGCCTGAGCCCATCATCCGCCCCATGGTGGGGGCGGACCTCCCGGCGATCCTGACCATCGAGGAGGCCACCTACCACGAGCCCTGGACCGAGGGGATCTTCCGGGACTGTCTGCGCGTGGGCTATACCGGCCGGGTCCTGGAGGTCGCATCGGCCACGGGGGAGGCCGCGGGCCTCGCCGGCTACGGCCTGCTCTCGGCCGCCGCCGGGGAGTGCCACATCCTCAACCTCTGCACCGCCCCCGACCAGCGAGGTCGGGGTGTGGGGCGACTCCTCCTGCGCGCCCTCCTGGCCGAGGGCCGGCTCGCGGGGGCGGAACAGGCCTTCCTGGAGGTCCGCCCCTCCAATGCCGCCGCCCTTGGTCTCTACCAGGCCGAGGGTTTCGAGACCGTGGGCGTGCGCGAGGGCTACTACCCGGCCGAAGCGGGTCGGGAGGATGCCTGGGTGCTGCGGCGGGAGCTGGTGGGCCGAAACCCCGGCGGCTGATCCCTGTCAGCCTGCCGGGGGCAGGCTCTCCTCCAGTCTCCGCGGGGTGGCAACCCCGAAACCCTGGACGGCGTCCACGCCGATACCGGCGAGGGCGGTGATCTGCTCCTCCCGTTCGGCCGCTTCGGCGATGGTGCGCAGCCCCATGACCCGCCCCACCTGATTGATGGCGCTGACCAGGGCCCTGTCTACCGGGTCGGTAAGGAGATCCCGGATGAAATGGCCGTCGATCTTCAGCCAGTCCACCTCCAGATCCTTGAGGTAGGCGAAGGAGGAGAGGCCGCTGCCGAAGTCATCCAGGGCAAACCGGAAGCCGTCCCGCCGCAGCTCGTGGATGAAGTGGCGCGTCTCCAGCAGATTGGCTACCGCTGCCGTCTCGGTGATCTCGAAGCAGACCCCGGCCGGGGGGAGGTCATGCTCCCGCGTCTGCTCGCGGATCCACGCCAGCAGCTCGCCATCGCCGAGGCTGGCCCCGGAGAGATTGATGTTGAACAGCCAGGTGGGCTG
Coding sequences within it:
- a CDS encoding 2-isopropylmalate synthase — protein: MSQEHLTIFDTTLRDGEQSPGASMTREEKIRIARQLERLRVDVIEAGFPAASEGDFESVRAVAESVKESTVCGLARAVERDIERAGEALAGAAHARIHTFIATSTVHMENKLRMGPDEVVERAVAAVRRARDFVDDVEFSAEDAGRSEPDFLYRIVEAAIDAGATTINIPDTVGYAIPEQFGQLIADIRANVPNSDRATFSSHCHNDLGLAVANSLAAVTNGARQVECTINGLGERAGNAALEEIVMALQVRQDVFPCNTRIDTTQIVPSSKLVASVTGFQPQPNKAIVGANAFAHESGIHQDGVLKHRETYEIMRAEDVGWNTNRMVLGKHSGRNAFKSRLAEIGIELESEAILNDAFAKFKELADKKHEIFDEDLQTLVTEAGVEAENQRVQLVSVHVCSETGETPEATVTLEVDGEERQGRATGSGSVDATFSAIEAVMASTTQLLLYSVNNITSGTDAQGEVTVRLERGGRIVNGQGADVDIVIASAQAYINALNKIMAPVERSHPQAGDV
- a CDS encoding uracil-DNA glycosylase: MEEGRRRVWLEALGIPRWERRADAPAPQLGPAEGTEVAPVGAEEPATAPQAGDEPASSESRAGEGGAAEGAPGAPEEPIVPAPDPVARLDWEPLAARVAECTACDLHQSRTQTVFGVGDRAADWLVVGEAPGAEEDRRGEPFVGRAGELLDAMLVALGLARGSGVYIANILKCRPPRNRDPQPAEVAACSPYLRRQIELIDPGVILAVGRIAATNLLGREARLGELRGKVHAHPETGTPVVVTYHPAYLLRNPADKARAWADLKLARQTLAEHRGDA
- the rimI gene encoding ribosomal protein S18-alanine N-acetyltransferase, producing MVGADLPAILTIEEATYHEPWTEGIFRDCLRVGYTGRVLEVASATGEAAGLAGYGLLSAAAGECHILNLCTAPDQRGRGVGRLLLRALLAEGRLAGAEQAFLEVRPSNAAALGLYQAEGFETVGVREGYYPAEAGREDAWVLRRELVGRNPGG